The sequence CACAAAAAACTTTTTTGGATGTAATGTTTTGTCATTACAAAATTTAAAAATAACTAAGAAAGCCTTAAAAAAGCAACTTACAGCCCAAAAATATAAGTTCAGTATTTTTAGATACTTTTTTAACACATTTGGTGGTGTATGAAATGAAGTGTTTATTTTTTTAGGTATTTCATGATACCGCTTCGCTAAATGGAGAGGCGTACTCTGTTAGTTACTGATAGAGTCGTCTATTCGATTAGCAGTAGGTTTTTATAATTCATTCAATTCGTTCAATATCTCAAAAGCCATTATTTCAAAGCTTTCATACAATTCTTCAAAGGTAACAGTTTCGTCGTATAGTGTTTCATGATCAAACATAACAATTGGACAATCATTGTTAGTCTTTCGGTTTGTGTCAAAACATACAATTCCCCAATCACTATAATGAGCAAAAGGGATAAATCCTTTTTTTATTAGTTCTTCAGGTTCCCAATAATCAAAATAGTATTCTGTCAGGTTACTTTTCCAATCTCTAATGCAATGTTTAAAGAAAGTTACTTCTCCAACACTTTCTAATTCGTAAAAATGTTTGTATTTCAAAAAATCTTTATAAAGATTGGGATATTTAAGTTCAATTTGATTTTCTAGTTCGAGAATGTCATCGTCAGTTACTTTGCTAGTAACAGCTTTCCAAGGAATCCAGTCGCTTTTTTCTTCGACTACATTATCAATCATTTCGTTCGGCATATTCGAATGTGGGAAAAGCATTAAATTGGTCTTTTTTAGACTTGTCAATGATTTATCTACATATTCAAAAATTTCTTTTCCGTTCATATTTGTTTAACTTACTGATTATTAGTTTATATGCGAAAATTTCTGACTACTTTCATACCGTATTGGCAAGATTGGCGAAAGTTTGTTTTGTTTTTTTGTTTCTTTAAATATAGTATTTTTTCTCATAAAGGATTAAAATTCCCCTATGGGTGTTAAATTTTTACAGGTAGTGGTGCTACTTTAAAAATTGAACCTTTTAAAAGCAAGTGCAATATCGTGTTTACAGCTGCAGGGTATAGTAAAACACTGTGCATCATAGTAGGTTGCTACAGTAATGGGTACTGTTACACTATGCATTGTAGTAGGTTGCTATAGTAATGTGTACTGTTACACTGTGCATTATAGTAGGTTGCTATAGTAATGTTTACTGTTACACTGTGCATCATAGTAGGTTACTATAGTAATGGATACTGTTACACTGTGCAACATAGTAGGTTACTGTAGTTTTTAGTACATAGGAAATGTTTTAAAAGTTCAAAAAATAAAAAAGAGACTCATAAATAAGTCTCTTTTGGTTTAATTTGCATTGATATATTAAAAAAATTAATATAAACTTGGAAATTTTAGCGGATTAGCTTCATGCATTATTGCATAGACTTTCTCATAAATATCTTCTGCACTTGGTTTAGAGAAATAATCTCCATCCGTTCCGTATGCTGGTCTATGGGCTTGCGATGCTAATGTTTGTGGTTCGCTATCTAAATGGTTATATGCTTTTTGGTTTTCTATTATCTCTTGAAGAATGTAGGCACTTGCTCCACCTGGAACATCTTCATCAATTACTAATAAACGATTGGTTTTTGCAACGCTTTTAACAATGTCATGATTTATATCGAATGGTAGAAGAGATTGTACATCAATTATTTCTGCGTCAATTCCAATTTCTAAAAGTTCTTTAGCCGCTTGTTCTACAAGACGTAGCGTTGAACCGTAAGAAACCAGTGTAATATCGGCACCTTCTTTTATTGTTTCAACAATACCAATTGGTGTTTTGAATTCACCAATATTCGTTGGCATTTTTTCTTTCAAACGGTATCCGTTCAAGCATTCAATAACTAATGCAGGCTCATCAGTTTCTAATAAAGTATTATAAAAACCAGCTGCTTTAGTCATGTTTCTTGGTACTAAAACGTGAATTCCTCTAATAGCATTAATTATCATTCCCATTGGAGAACCTGAATGCCAAACTCCTTCCAAACGGTGACCTCTAGTTCTAATAATTAAAGGGGCTTTTTGTCTTCCGTGAGTTCTATATTGAAGTGTTGCTAAATCATCACTCATGATCTGGATGGCATACAACAAATAATCAAGGTATTGAATTTCTGCAATTGGTCGTAAACCTCTCATTGCCATTCCAATTCCTTGTCCAAGAATTGTTGCTTCACGAATTCCAGCATCTGCAACACGAAATTCTCCGTATTTTTCTTGCATTCCTTCTAACCCTTGGTTCACATCTCCAATATTTCCAGAATCTTCTCCAAAAATTAATGTTTCTGGGTGTTTCGCAAAAATGGCATCAAAATTATCTCTCAAAACCAAACGTGCATCTACATCTTCAGCAGTTTCGTCATAAGTTGGTTTTACTTCTTTTACAGAGTAAATATTAGTATCTGATTGTGAATGTAAGTGAGAACTAAATTTTGGTTGAATTTTTTCAGTATAGTTTGTTATCCAATTTCCAAGTTGCGATTTTCCACTTTCATTGATAACTAAACGCAATGCTTTTCTTGCTGTAATTAAAAGATCCTTACGAATTGGTTCTTTTAGACTCGCTAAATCATTGCTATATTTTTCTAAAAACACTTTATTGCTACTTGAAGCGGCAACAACTTGTAATATGTTTATTAATTCTTCTTGTTCCGCTTTTATTGGAGCAGTAAAAGCTGCCCAAGCTGCTTTTTTTCCAGCAAGAACTTCTTTTTTTGTTGCAGAGTCAATTTCTTCAATTTCTTCTTCAGTTGCAATGTTGTTGTCGATCATCCAAATCTTCATTTGTGAAAGACAATCGAATTCTGTTTCCCATTCTAAACGGTCTTTACTTTTGTATCTTTCATGACTTCCAGAAGTAGAGTGACCTTGCGGTTGTGTTAATTCATTAACATGGATTAATACAGGTACATGTTCTGTACGAGCAATTTTGGAAGCTTTTTGATAGGTTTCAACCAAAGCAGGGTAATCCCAACCTTTAACTCTTAAAATCTCATATCCATTAGTACCATCTTCTCTTTGGAAACCTTTAAGTATTTCCGAAATATTTTCTTTTGTAGTTTGATATTTTGCGTGTACAGAAATTCCATATTCATCATCCCAAACACTCATTACCATTGGAACTTGTAAAACACCAGCAGCGTTTATAGTTTCAAAAAATAAACCTTCAGATGTTGATGCATTTCCAATTGTTCCCCAAGCTACTTCATTTCCTTTATTAGAAAAATTAGTTAGATTTTCTAAACCAGAAACGTTTCTAAATATCTTAGAAGCTTGTGCTAAACCAAGTAATCTCGGCATTTGCCCAGCAGTTGGTGAAATATCTGCACTCGAATTTTTTTGCGCAGTTAAGTTGTTCCAGTTTCCATTTTCGTCTAAACTATGTGTTGCAAAATGCCCACCCATTTGACGACCAGCACTCATTGGATCATTATTAAGGTCTGTGTGACCATATAATCCTGCAAAAAACTGTTCAATATTTAAAGCTCCAATTGCCATCATAAAAGTTTGATCGCGATAATATCCTGAACGGAAATCACCATTTTGGAAGGCTTTTGCTAATGCTAATTGAGGCACTTCTTTTCCGTCTCCAAAGATACCAAATTTAGCTTTTCCAGTAAGAACTTCTCTACGTCCCAAAAGACTACATTCTCTACTAGTTATTGCTATTTTATAATCATTGATGACTTCAGTTTTGAAATCTTGAAATGAAAGTGTTTCTTTAGCGACAGAATTACTCATAGATATATAAATATTGATGTTGCCACAAATGTAATTAAATAGCAATAAAAATGCAATACCTAAAAGCTTATTTTTTTTATAATTAGTATTAATATTGGATTTTTTATAAAAATATACTATTAAATATGGTTTTAAGATGAGTTTTGTTGAAGATAATTCAAAGAAAATGAAAATGTTCAATTAAAACCATTTTCTCGTAAATAAAGAAATTAATGTTTTTGGACTTATTGTAATTATAAAACGAATTTTTTGTCCATAATTATCATCATTTAACTCAAAACCATTTTTAGAATATACTGGCAAAAATAGCTCAAAATAATCAGGAACCAAATTTAAATGTATACCAGAATCATAAACAAATTCGGTAGGCATAAATTTATTTTTTAATAACCCAACATCACCATAAACTTGTACCCAATTCCAAATGTTGAATGAAGCATTAATGGTTGTCATCCATTGGTTTGCATACCTTGTTTTTAATCGTGATTTAAATCCGCCTTCTTCACTAACAAACTGCTGACTAAATAATCCTGTTGATTCACTTCGCCCTATTAGGTTAGTTTGGAAGGTATAATCGGTTGGTTTGTCTAGACCAAAACTAAAGAAATTAGATCCAGTACTTCTATAAATGAAATTTCCAGCAAACAATCTCAGACTCAATTGTCTATTATTCTCAAACAGTTTTCTATAGTTTATTTCACTTGTGATGTTTCCAAATGAATTGGAAATTTGAACTTGATTATTAATACTAAAGTGTTTTGTACTTTCGGATTGAATGTTTCCATAGGAAGCACTAAAAACCGAATATTTAGAAGCTATAGTATTTACTTTTACTGCTGAACTTGCTTCTTTATCAATAAATAGTTGTCTAATTTGGATGAACTCTTTTTTGTTTGTCCTTAAATTTTTATCTCTAAAAAGGAATTGTATTGAAGGGATAAAACGAGTGTATTTTGCGTTTGGTGCGTAATGAGATTGTATACCACTTAATGAATATATTATTCGGTAAAGTTTACCTTCGTCTCTAATATAATCATCTACTCTTACCGAAAAATTACCTATTATTTTTCCTGTATTTGTAGAATAGTAGGGTGCAACACTAAAATTGAATGGTTTGTTTAATAATGACTTATTATTCAACCGTGGGCCAATTGCGATTCCATCGTACAAATTGAATTCAAATTCTGGAACATAGAATAATTGATTAAAATGAGGTTCTTCTAAATCTGTATAAAAATTCAGCTTTAAAGGTCTGTTGTTGAATAAAAAACCACCTAATGATTTCCAGTTGTTTCTTAAATTATATTCAGGGACTTCATTTTTATAATTTAAAACGAACTTATCTATATTTTCTCTATCAAAGACAAGAATTGTGTCTTTTTTTATGTTTTCTATCCAAATTTTTGAAATTACAGAGTCATTCCTAAGTTGGTAAAGTGAGATTGGAACATTAGTATTTGTTTTGTTTTTTACTTTTATAGTTATTTTATCTTCAGTCTTGGTTATTTTTCCGAATTTAAAATCAATTAATTCCCTTGTTTCTATTAATGTTCTAAAGAACCAATTAATGTCTTTTTCTGTATTTTTCTTTAAGATAGTTTCAAAGTCTATTTTGTTGGTTTGGAATTCTTTGTTCAATTCTATGAATTCTTGAATTGAATTTAGAACAATATCTTTTTCTAAATAACTATCTAAATATTTAAAACTTAAACCAGCTCTGTATTTGTTTGCAATTTGTTCGTTAAATTTAATTAATCTGTTTTTTGGTTCATTTAAAGGTTGGTCTAGATTTTTTCTAGCCATTAACATGTATAAATAATTGTATTGTTGGTTAAAATCTAAATTTACAAAGTGAAAAGATTTTAATAGTTTAAACTGAGATAAACTTCCTGTCATTTTCTTTTCTGGATGAAACTCATCAATGTATTGCATCATTAAAAACACCTGAATTCCATCATAGATCCATTGTTCTTTTCTAGGTGTTAATTGTAATGAAGATTTGAGGTAGTTGTTTAAATATGTTTTCAGAAACATTAGCTCAAACATGAACTCATTTGTAAACGGACTTAAAAATGATGGTAATTGATTTAGTCCATAGAAAGGTTGACGACTATAATCTTCTTGAGATACAATTAATTTATTTCTAGGACTTTTTCCTATTTTTTCATTAACAAAACGTGTAATTTTATCTATAATTACCGCTTTTTCTACATCTTCTATTTTAGAATTAAAGTTAGAAGAAACCTCAATGATATCGTTTTTATAATTAACAAATTCTTGTTTAGTTGTAAATACAGCAGTAACATCAAACTTATTACTTCCTTTAAATTTAAATATATAATTTTCCTTGGTAGATTCTTCTGTCTCATTATTTGCGTTTAAATCAGAAGTAACGGTGTAGTTTTTTGGTATTTCAAATTCAATTTCATAATCTGATGGAGCATTAGAAATATCATCTAAATTTTCATTACTTTGAATTACAAACTGTCTGTTTTCGTATCGGGTAGGAGAAAGGAACCAGTTTTTAAGATACATTCTGCCTTCATCATTAAAACCATATTTCGTAAATCGATCATTTGGTATTTTTACAATGTATGAAAGTGTTATTTTTTGATTTGAAAAAGGTAGAATCGGATTAACTAAATCCAAATAAACAATATCAACACGATCTTCATTTCTATGCCACTTTAATTGTTGAAATTTTGAATCGAAAGCATTATTAATTTTTGTATATCCTCGATCTTCGTCTTTAGCTAAATGAAAAGCTCTTATAAATTCATCAGAAAACCGACGCGCTAAACCAGAAGTTTTAGATGAGAAAGCGTTATTCCAATCGTTAAAAACGATGGTTTTAATTGTATCTGCCGTTGCATTTACGTAGGTTAACTCTTGTTTAATTTGAAGTATTTTTTCATTTGGATTTACTCTAACTTGTAAAATAGAGTTGTGCTGGGCAAAGCCAAATGAAAAAAGGAATATAAAAATTAAACTTTTGATTTTCAAAATACTGTTTTATTTAAGATTGCAATTTTAATGAAAAGTTGCGTTAGTTTACTTTTAAATGTACTATAATTTATTAAATATGTCAAAATACTTTTACAATTTCCTTTTTTTTGAGGATTTGTTAATAAAAACAGCTATTCGAGATAGTTTTTTAGCAAATAAATAAACTAACTTTGAATTTAAAGATAATTATTATGCTCCAAAAATTACTTTCCTTAGCTCTTTTCTTGCTTTTTAATGTTTCTTTTTCACAAATTGTGATTAATGAAATTGACGTTGATACAGACGGAACCGATCAACTCGAATTTATTGAATTGAAGTCTTCTACAGCAAATTTTTCTCTAGATGGCTATGTTTTAGTTTTGTTTAATGCAGGTAGTTCTTCTCCATATTCAAATACAGTGAGTTATTTTACTTACGATTTGGATGGATTTACTACAGACGTTAACGGTATTGCTCATTTTGGAAACACAATGGTTTCTCCTTCTCCAATGGGGAGTTTTTTAAATGGAACTATTCAAAACGGACCTGATGTTATTGCCTTATATCAAGGTAATCCTTCCGATTTTCCATTGAATACTAATGCTACAGCAACAAATTTGATAGACGCAGTTGCTTATGCAACCAATTCATTTCAACCTTCTAATATGATGTCTATTTTAGGGATTACATATTGTACAAATGAAAATCTAAACGGGCAAAAAGATACACAATCGATTCAGCGAAAAAATGATGGTACTTATGAAGTTAAAAATCCAACTCCAGGAGTCAATAACGACGGTTCTGGTGTTACTATTAATTTTGTAACTGTTACAACAGATCAGGCTTTCTATACAGAAGGAGAAAACTTCATGCTTACTTTTACAACAGATACACCTGTAACCAATCAAAATCTAATAATTAATTTTACCCTTGTTAATGGTAATTTTATGGTTAATGATTATTCTGGTGGAGGAGGTTTAACTGTTACAATTCCAATTGGTCAAACTACAGAAAGTACGACACTTACACTTGTTGATGATTCAACAAATGAAGGAGATGAAGAAATGTTGATAGATGTACAAACGCTACCTTTTGGCTATAGTTCTAGCAACGATAATATAATTATTAGAATTTATGATAACGATTATATTGTTGAAACGTATGGGACTCCTTTAAATCCTACCTATGGATTAGTTACTCCAACAATTCCAGCAGGTTATTATGATT is a genomic window of Flavobacterium jumunjinense containing:
- a CDS encoding SMI1/KNR4 family protein, encoding MNGKEIFEYVDKSLTSLKKTNLMLFPHSNMPNEMIDNVVEEKSDWIPWKAVTSKVTDDDILELENQIELKYPNLYKDFLKYKHFYELESVGEVTFFKHCIRDWKSNLTEYYFDYWEPEELIKKGFIPFAHYSDWGIVCFDTNRKTNNDCPIVMFDHETLYDETVTFEELYESFEIMAFEILNELNEL
- a CDS encoding gluzincin family metallopeptidase, which produces MKIKSLIFIFLFSFGFAQHNSILQVRVNPNEKILQIKQELTYVNATADTIKTIVFNDWNNAFSSKTSGLARRFSDEFIRAFHLAKDEDRGYTKINNAFDSKFQQLKWHRNEDRVDIVYLDLVNPILPFSNQKITLSYIVKIPNDRFTKYGFNDEGRMYLKNWFLSPTRYENRQFVIQSNENLDDISNAPSDYEIEFEIPKNYTVTSDLNANNETEESTKENYIFKFKGSNKFDVTAVFTTKQEFVNYKNDIIEVSSNFNSKIEDVEKAVIIDKITRFVNEKIGKSPRNKLIVSQEDYSRQPFYGLNQLPSFLSPFTNEFMFELMFLKTYLNNYLKSSLQLTPRKEQWIYDGIQVFLMMQYIDEFHPEKKMTGSLSQFKLLKSFHFVNLDFNQQYNYLYMLMARKNLDQPLNEPKNRLIKFNEQIANKYRAGLSFKYLDSYLEKDIVLNSIQEFIELNKEFQTNKIDFETILKKNTEKDINWFFRTLIETRELIDFKFGKITKTEDKITIKVKNKTNTNVPISLYQLRNDSVISKIWIENIKKDTILVFDRENIDKFVLNYKNEVPEYNLRNNWKSLGGFLFNNRPLKLNFYTDLEEPHFNQLFYVPEFEFNLYDGIAIGPRLNNKSLLNKPFNFSVAPYYSTNTGKIIGNFSVRVDDYIRDEGKLYRIIYSLSGIQSHYAPNAKYTRFIPSIQFLFRDKNLRTNKKEFIQIRQLFIDKEASSAVKVNTIASKYSVFSASYGNIQSESTKHFSINNQVQISNSFGNITSEINYRKLFENNRQLSLRLFAGNFIYRSTGSNFFSFGLDKPTDYTFQTNLIGRSESTGLFSQQFVSEEGGFKSRLKTRYANQWMTTINASFNIWNWVQVYGDVGLLKNKFMPTEFVYDSGIHLNLVPDYFELFLPVYSKNGFELNDDNYGQKIRFIITISPKTLISLFTRKWF
- a CDS encoding endonuclease, whose protein sequence is MLQKLLSLALFLLFNVSFSQIVINEIDVDTDGTDQLEFIELKSSTANFSLDGYVLVLFNAGSSSPYSNTVSYFTYDLDGFTTDVNGIAHFGNTMVSPSPMGSFLNGTIQNGPDVIALYQGNPSDFPLNTNATATNLIDAVAYATNSFQPSNMMSILGITYCTNENLNGQKDTQSIQRKNDGTYEVKNPTPGVNNDGSGVTINFVTVTTDQAFYTEGENFMLTFTTDTPVTNQNLIINFTLVNGNFMVNDYSGGGGLTVTIPIGQTTESTTLTLVDDSTNEGDEEMLIDVQTLPFGYSSSNDNIIIRIYDNDYIVETYGTPLNPTYGLVTPTIPAGYYDSLEGLSGASLKQAIQDIIANPSVVHAHNYGDIYDILKVSDINPENSNQVWEMYVESPIAILDQQFSSSNIGVWNREHIFPQSRGGFSGGTDSNPDGINVWLPTNANDILAGHADAHHIRVEDGAENSARSNKDFGLDYNGPVGSQGSWHGDVARALFYMAVRYNSLGLVNGDPSDSTDDQLGDLASLLQWNTSDPSDDFEMNRNNYIYTWQVNRNPFIDYPLLADYVFGSNYGDTWSFALSNQNFSTANVKVYPNPTTDYLMISGIEGAATVEIYTLTGQLVHKKPFENAIRLNIDLTSGIYLVKVLNGTESVVRKIIVR
- a CDS encoding alpha-ketoacid dehydrogenase subunit alpha/beta; the protein is MSNSVAKETLSFQDFKTEVINDYKIAITSRECSLLGRREVLTGKAKFGIFGDGKEVPQLALAKAFQNGDFRSGYYRDQTFMMAIGALNIEQFFAGLYGHTDLNNDPMSAGRQMGGHFATHSLDENGNWNNLTAQKNSSADISPTAGQMPRLLGLAQASKIFRNVSGLENLTNFSNKGNEVAWGTIGNASTSEGLFFETINAAGVLQVPMVMSVWDDEYGISVHAKYQTTKENISEILKGFQREDGTNGYEILRVKGWDYPALVETYQKASKIARTEHVPVLIHVNELTQPQGHSTSGSHERYKSKDRLEWETEFDCLSQMKIWMIDNNIATEEEIEEIDSATKKEVLAGKKAAWAAFTAPIKAEQEELINILQVVAASSSNKVFLEKYSNDLASLKEPIRKDLLITARKALRLVINESGKSQLGNWITNYTEKIQPKFSSHLHSQSDTNIYSVKEVKPTYDETAEDVDARLVLRDNFDAIFAKHPETLIFGEDSGNIGDVNQGLEGMQEKYGEFRVADAGIREATILGQGIGMAMRGLRPIAEIQYLDYLLYAIQIMSDDLATLQYRTHGRQKAPLIIRTRGHRLEGVWHSGSPMGMIINAIRGIHVLVPRNMTKAAGFYNTLLETDEPALVIECLNGYRLKEKMPTNIGEFKTPIGIVETIKEGADITLVSYGSTLRLVEQAAKELLEIGIDAEIIDVQSLLPFDINHDIVKSVAKTNRLLVIDEDVPGGASAYILQEIIENQKAYNHLDSEPQTLASQAHRPAYGTDGDYFSKPSAEDIYEKVYAIMHEANPLKFPSLY